The proteins below are encoded in one region of Styela clava chromosome 4, kaStyClav1.hap1.2, whole genome shotgun sequence:
- the LOC144422285 gene encoding transmembrane cell adhesion receptor mua-3-like isoform X1, with amino-acid sequence MLIIKAIVFLIFIGGSLATQQNAQKKALFEIIFVIDGSESIGEENFKIVKEWLVNQTVKIYETFREYANVGVLQFSNKDNPWDGVPIEDSKKFVIPFVLGERVNNASCFLPRIMTMPYLNSATYTYYALRRVMEVEFPKSPSYATSTKAVIVMTDGEANDGAFLRGWHEKYKHMVYPISIGVGQYEKFLNQLQNIANGGTGNDRVFTFRDFSALRESSSDIITALINSITSCVDPFVGNSCPSYCPATCDNPSPICKQACAPPGCSCPKGYLLSKSDNGTTCVLPENCPAKTCIFPEVHTNCAQPCLRTCSDPNPLCPEICQLNQCVCAKGYIRKRATNLTCILEDECPEELSTCSSPMIYNECASEIPETCETINNKQPKRCSLKCSEDPCICIKGMVFLSLTDRTCIDVDSCSSKLKSNLFSFNIVNIAGSNAIAYLPLHQACNILAAWNHRNLWRRNGPRTFTEPSLILTIIYPKGVQHVARGPNRSLEAKMCGPRSASFRLCGAHETILI; translated from the exons ATGCTCATCATCAAAGCAattgtatttcttattttcATCGGTGGATCATTGGCAACGCAGCAAAATG ctcAGAAGAAAGCATTGTTTGAGATAATCTTTGTAATTGATGGATCAGAATCGATCGgagaagaaaatttcaaaatagtaAAAGAATGGCTTGTAAACCAGACagtaaaaatatatgaaacttTCAGAGAATATGCAAATGTTGGAGtattacaattttcaaacaAGGACAATCCCTGGGACGG GGTTCCCATTGAAGATTCAAAGAAGTTTGTTATTCCATTTGTGCTTGGAGAGCGCGTGAATAATGCATCCTGTTTCTTACCAAGGATTATGACCATGCCATACTTGAATTCGGCAACTTATACTTACTATGCACTACGGAGAGTAATGGAG GTGGAATTTCCAAAATCTCCAAGTTACGCAACATCCACGAAAGCAGTTATTGTTATGACTGATGGTGAAGCGAATGACGGTGCTTTTCTTCGTGGCTG gcatgaaaaatataaacatatgGTATACCCGATTTCAATAGGAGTTGGACAATACGAAAAGTTTTTGAACCAATTGCAAAATATCGCAAACGGTGGCACGGGAAACGACAGAGTATTTACCTTTCGTGATTTCAGCGCACTACGTGAAAGTTCTTCCGATATTATTACTGCTCTCATCAATTCAATAA CGTCATGCGTCGATCCATTTGTCGGAAACTCCTGTCCCTCATATTGTCCTGCAACTTGCGACAATCCAAGTCCCATCTGCAAACAAGCGTGTGCACCACCAGGTTGCTCCTGCCCAAAAGGTTATTTACTATCAAAGAGCGACAATGGTACAACCTGTGTTCTGCCGGAGAATTGTCCAG CCAAGACATGCATCTTTCCAGAAGTTCACACAAACTGCGCGCAACCATGTTTACGGACTTGCAGTGATCCTAACCCATTATGCCCCGAGATCTGCCAATTGAATCAATGCGTTTGCGCTAAAGGATACATCAGGAAAAGGGCGACAAACTTAACATGTATTTTGGAGGATGAATGTCCAG AAGAACTAAGCACATGCTCTTCTCCAATGATATATAATGAATGTGCGAGTGAAATTCcagaaacctgtgaaactatcAACAACAAGCAACCTAAGAGATGCAGTCTGAAATGCTCTGAGGACCCTTGTATTTGTATTAAAGGAATGGTATTTTTAAGTTTGACCGACCGAACATGCATTGATGTTGATTCTTGTTCGAGTAAGCTCAAGtccaatttattttcatttaatattgTAAATATCGCGGGTTCCAATGCCATAGCCTACCTACCTTTACACCAAGCGTGTAATATATTAGCGGCCTGGAACCACCGCAACCTATGGCGCCGCAATGGGCCCCGCACTTTCACAGAACCCTCACTGATTTTGACGATTATATACCCAAAGGGTGTGcaacatgtggcccgcgggccaaatagGTCCCTTGAGGCAaaaatgtgcggcccgcgaagtGCTAGTTTTAGATTGTGTGGCGCTCACGAAAcgattttaatttaa
- the LOC144422285 gene encoding transmembrane cell adhesion receptor mua-3-like isoform X2, which produces MLIIKAIVFLIFIGGSLATQQNAQKKALFEIIFVIDGSESIGEENFKIVKEWLVNQTVKIYETFREYANVGVLQFSNKDNPWDGVPIEDSKKFVIPFVLGERVNNASCFLPRIMTMPYLNSATYTYYALRRVMEVEFPKSPSYATSTKAVIVMTDGEANDGAFLRGWHEKYKHMVYPISIGVGQYEKFLNQLQNIANGGTGNDRVFTFRDFSALRESSSDIITALINSITSCVDPFVGNSCPSYCPATCDNPSPICKQACAPPGCSCPKGYLLSKSDNGTTCVLPENCPAKTCIFPEVHTNCAQPCLRTCSDPNPLCPEICQLNQCVCAKGYIRKRATNLTCILEDECPEELSTCSSPMIYNECASEIPETCETINNKQPKRCSLKCSEDPCICIKGMVFLSLTDRTCIDVDSCSSNHVVVIIPVLLALVVLVIICLQ; this is translated from the exons ATGCTCATCATCAAAGCAattgtatttcttattttcATCGGTGGATCATTGGCAACGCAGCAAAATG ctcAGAAGAAAGCATTGTTTGAGATAATCTTTGTAATTGATGGATCAGAATCGATCGgagaagaaaatttcaaaatagtaAAAGAATGGCTTGTAAACCAGACagtaaaaatatatgaaacttTCAGAGAATATGCAAATGTTGGAGtattacaattttcaaacaAGGACAATCCCTGGGACGG GGTTCCCATTGAAGATTCAAAGAAGTTTGTTATTCCATTTGTGCTTGGAGAGCGCGTGAATAATGCATCCTGTTTCTTACCAAGGATTATGACCATGCCATACTTGAATTCGGCAACTTATACTTACTATGCACTACGGAGAGTAATGGAG GTGGAATTTCCAAAATCTCCAAGTTACGCAACATCCACGAAAGCAGTTATTGTTATGACTGATGGTGAAGCGAATGACGGTGCTTTTCTTCGTGGCTG gcatgaaaaatataaacatatgGTATACCCGATTTCAATAGGAGTTGGACAATACGAAAAGTTTTTGAACCAATTGCAAAATATCGCAAACGGTGGCACGGGAAACGACAGAGTATTTACCTTTCGTGATTTCAGCGCACTACGTGAAAGTTCTTCCGATATTATTACTGCTCTCATCAATTCAATAA CGTCATGCGTCGATCCATTTGTCGGAAACTCCTGTCCCTCATATTGTCCTGCAACTTGCGACAATCCAAGTCCCATCTGCAAACAAGCGTGTGCACCACCAGGTTGCTCCTGCCCAAAAGGTTATTTACTATCAAAGAGCGACAATGGTACAACCTGTGTTCTGCCGGAGAATTGTCCAG CCAAGACATGCATCTTTCCAGAAGTTCACACAAACTGCGCGCAACCATGTTTACGGACTTGCAGTGATCCTAACCCATTATGCCCCGAGATCTGCCAATTGAATCAATGCGTTTGCGCTAAAGGATACATCAGGAAAAGGGCGACAAACTTAACATGTATTTTGGAGGATGAATGTCCAG AAGAACTAAGCACATGCTCTTCTCCAATGATATATAATGAATGTGCGAGTGAAATTCcagaaacctgtgaaactatcAACAACAAGCAACCTAAGAGATGCAGTCTGAAATGCTCTGAGGACCCTTGTATTTGTATTAAAGGAATGGTATTTTTAAGTTTGACCGACCGAACATGCATTGATGTTGATTCTTGTTCGA GCAATCATGTCGTAGTCATAATACCAGTCTTGCTTGCACTGGTCGTTCTGGTCATTATTTGTCTTCAATGA